The following is a genomic window from Hydrogenobaculum sp. Y04AAS1.
TAAAGATAGAGCTATTGACCGCAGTCCAATCAGAGAAAACCACCAAAAGCTTTTATGGAAAGATAATTCTTGAAACTCTCATAAACGATACAAAAGCAAAGGATCAGCATGGTAAGAGCTTGGTAAGAACCAATTCTCAATTTACTTTAAGAGACATAGGATTAAGAGATATATATGTAAAGCTTAGATCTATGGAAGGTCTCGTTCAGGAAATGGCTGATATCATACAGCGCTCTAGAGCCTACTTTGAAGCTTACTTCCAGGATATCGCAAGATTTGATCTGTCTAAAGTAGGTAGGGTTAAAATAAACGCCAAAATCTATATACACAAAAGAGAGCTTACAGAAAAAGACTTGGAAATTTTTGATGAGCTTCCGGTTTTAGAGTTGGCTAAAGATTATGATAACTACAAAGAAGGCACCATCTTAACAAAGGATATTTTTGAGTATATCTTAAAATCTCATAAAACTATAGAGGTAAGGGATTATACTGGCTTAGAAGCAAGGTTCTTAAATCATAAAGATCTGGTAAATGCAATTAAATATTTGTTAAAGGTAAGGTTTGGTAAGGAAAAGAAAGATGATATTGCTCACCTCGGCAACAGAAGAGTAAGACCGATAGGCGAGCTCTTAGAAAACCAAGCTCGCATAGGCATAGCTAGAATGTTGAAATCCTTTAGGGATAAAGTTGCTACGATAAACCCAGAAGATCCTACGATAAAAGCTCAAGACTTGGTAAACTCTAGATATCTTGTATCTTCTATGTTTGAATTTTTAAAAGGTGGTCAACTTTCTCAATATCTTGATAATTCAAACCCTTTATCTTCCTTAACGCATAGAAGAAGATTATCTGCTTTGGGACCTGGTGGTTTAACCAGAGAGAGTGCTAAATTTGAAATAAGAGACGTTCATCCTTCTCACTACGGTAGACTTTGCCCTATAGAGACCCCTGAAGGTCAGAATATAGGTCTTGTGACTTCTATGACCACTTACGCTCAAACCAACGAGTACGGGTTCTTGGTAACTCCTTATAGGAAAGTTGAGAACGGTATTGTGACAGATCAAATAGAGTTTTTAGCTGCTTATGAAGAAGAAAACTTTGTAATAGCGCAAAGCACCCCTACAGATCAAAAAGGTAAGATATTGGGCGATAGGTTAATAGCTCGTTATAAAAATGATATTCAGATTGTAAAACCATCCGACGTAAACTATATAGACGTTTCTCCAAGGCAAATAATATCGGTATCGGCTTCTCTGATTCCGTTTCTAGAACATGACGATGCAAATAGAGCTTTGATGGGTTCCAACATGCAAAGACAGGCAGTACCTCTTATATTTACACAAGCTCCTTTGATAGGTACAGGAATGGAATCAAAAGTGGCTATAGATAGTGGTGCTGCCATTTTAGCCAAAAGAGGTGGTGTGGTAGAAGAGGTAGATTCAAATCGTATTGTTATAAGGGTAAATCCGAATGAGATAAATGAAAAAGACCCTCTTGATATGGGTATAGATGTTTATAAGCTTTTAAAATTTACAAAAACAAACCAAAACACATCTGTAAATCAAAGACCAATAGTATATAAAGGTCAAAAGATAAAGAAGGGCGATTGTATAGCAGATGGTCAATCTACCTTTATGGGTGAGTTGGCTCTTGGAAAAGATTTGCTTGTTTGTTTTATGCCGTGGCGTGGTTATAACTTTGAGGATGCTATAGTAATATCGGAAAGATTGGTGAAAGAAGATGTGCTTACTTCTGTTCATATAGAAGAACTTAAGGCAGAAGCCAGGGAAACAAAGATAGGTGATGAAGAGATAACTAGACAAGTGCCTGGGGTATCAGAAAAAGCGTTGGCTTATCTTGATGAGTACGGTATAGTTAAGGTTGGTACATATGTAAAACCAGGCGATATATTGGTGGGTAAGGTTACTCCCATTGGAGAAACTCAGTTAACTCCAGAGCAAAAACTCTTACAAGCTATCTTTGGTGAAAAGACTAGAGATGTTAAAGACTCCTCTCTAAGATGCCCACCGGGTATTGAAGGTGTTGTGGTAGATGTGCAGGTGTTTACCAGAAAGTTAAGCGAAAGCAAGAAAAACCCTCTAGTAGAGCATGTAGAGCAAGAAGAGAAAAACCGCATAAAGAAAGAGAAAGAGTTCATGCTTAACCTAGTTATAGAAAAGCGTAACGAGATAGTAAAAGACCTTGTCATTGGTAAGGTTATAAACAAACCTATAAAGTTGGCTAAAAAGACTTACGAAGAGGGCACTGTAATAGATGAAGCTCTTTTTGACAACATAGCCAATTTTGTTATAACGAAGCCAGAAAACTTTTTCTCCGATAAGAAGCTTATAAAGAAGATAGAAGAAATAAGAGATAAAGCTCAAGCTCAACGTAAGGTTATAGATAAGATATACGAAGAAAAGATAGAAAATGTTGGAAAACAAAGCGATTTACCAAGCGGTGTGATAACGATGGTAAAAGTCTACATAGCTCAAAAGCGTAAAATAAGGGTAGGGGATAAAATGGCTGGTAGACACGGGAACAAAGGTGTTATATCTGTAGTGCTTCCAGTCGAAGATATGCCATTTTTACCAGATGGTACTCCCGTAGACGTAGTGTTGAACCCTCTTGGTGTGCCATCTCGTATGAACGTTGGTCAAATTTTGGAAACGCATCTTGGAATGGCTTCAAAATACATAGGTAAGAAAGTTCAAGAGATGATAGACGAATATTTTAATAGAGACGAAATAACGGAGTATATAGCTAGTATTTACGCCATAGGTGATAAGAACAACGAGAATAAAAATTTCATCAAGAACATGCTAAAAAGCTTATCCGATGAAGAGTTTAAAAACGTTGTGAGTTTTGTTGCTCAAAACGGCATTCCTATAGCTACTCCAGCTTTTGAAGGTTGTAGCGAAGATGACTTGAAAACGCTACTCAAAGAAGCTGGTTTGCCAGAGGATGGTAAATTTGTGTTGTACGACGGTAGGACTGGTGAGCCTTTTGATTTTAGAGTTACCACAGGTTATATGCATATGTTGAAGTTGATACATATGGTAGAAGATAAGATACATGCTCGTTCCACTGGTCCTTACTCTTTAGTAACGCAGCAGCCTCTTGGAGGTAGGGCTCAATTTGGTGGTCAACGTTTGGGTGAAATGGAAGTGTGGGCGTTGGAGGCTCACGGTGCAGCTTATACGTTACAAGAGATGCTAACGGTGAAATCCGATGATATAGAAGGTAGAAATAGAGCTTATGAATCTATAGTAAAAGGTAAATATTTCTACTCACCTGGTATACCAGAATCTTTCAAAGTTTTAGTAAGAGAATTGAAATCGTTGGGACTAAACGTTGTGTGTGAGAATGGAGAGGCTAAAAGCTGCGATAGTGTTGATTTGGATAAGAAAGAGGAGGAACGTTGATGAAGAGAGGTTTGTTACCTTTTAATAAGATAAAGCTTTTGCTTGCCTCACCAGAGCAAATACTTAGTTGGAGTCATGGAGAGGTTAAGCGTCCTGAGACTTTAAATTACCGCACTCTGAAACCCGAAAAGGAAGGTCTTTTCTGTGCAAAAATATTTGGACCTTTGAAAGATTACGAATGTTTGTGTGGAAAATATAAAGGTAAGAGATTTGAAGGTACTATTTGTGATAGATGCGGTGTTGAAGTAACGAAAGCTTACGTTAGAAGAGAACGATTTGGCCATATAACCCTTGCTACTCCTTGTGCTCATATATGGTTTTTAAAATCTTCTCCGTCTAAGATAGGTGCATTGCTTGGTTTGTCCGCTAGAGATATAGAAAAGGTTATATATTTTGAGTCTTACTTAGTGGTAGAATATCCAACTCCTGACATGGAGGCTACTTTCTCAAATTCAGAAAATACTATCCCTGTTATAAAAGATGGTGTTACTCATCATGTAAAACTGCACGTTGTTACGGAAGAACAATATGAGAAGGAGTTTGCTTACAGTATAGACAACAGGTACGAAAGTGGGATGGGAGCCGAATTTGTAAGATATGTTTTATCTATTTTAGACTTAGAAACGTTTGCTTTTAAACTAAAGAAAATTTTGAAGCCTTACACCTTTGGATTTGAAGATTTGGGTCCAAAGATGGAGCTAGAGCATAAAAAGCTTTACGAAAAGATAATAATGTTTTTAGCAGACAGGGTAAAGCTTTACAGCGTAGGTATCGCTACATCGCTTAACGGTGTTCAGATGTCTATTGAAGACGTGATTCATGGTATTGTAAGTGAGTCAATATATTTAAACATCAAAACTGGTGAAATATCCAATCAGGATTTAGGGGACGATTGGTATACTTCAAAAGATGCTATAAGGTACAGATTTGAATATGTAAGAGGACAAAATCAAAATATCCCTGTTTTTGATAAGATACAAGAAGATGTTAGAAATATAGTTTTAAAGGACTTCTCGGATACAAGGGTTAAAAATTTAGTAAAAACCTTAAAACTTGTAGAAGGCTTTTTGAAATCTTCCAATAGACCAGAATGGATGATATTAACAGTTTTACCGGTAATACCTCCAGAGTTAAGACCACTGGTAGCTTTAGATGGGGGCAAGTTTGCTACATCTGATTTAAACGATCTTTACAGAAGGCTTATAAATAGAAACAATCGCTTGAAAAGGCTTATAGACTTGGATGCCCCAGATATCATAGTGAGAAATGAAAAGAGGATGCTCCAAGAATCAGTGGATGTTCTTATAGACAACGGCAAGAGAGGCAAGGTAGTAAGCCAACACAATAGACCGCTTAAAAGCTTATCAGATTATCTCAAAGGAAAGCAAGGCAGGTTTAGACAAAACCTTTTGGGTAAGAGGGTCGATTACTCTGGTCGTTCTGTCATAGTGGTAGGCCCTTCTTTAAAGATGCACCAGTGCGGTTTGCCAAAGATAATGGCTTTAGAGTTGTTCAAACCTTTTGTTTATAGAAGACTTGAGGAAAAAGGTTATGCCACTTCTATAAAAAATGCTAGGAAGATGGTAGATCAAAAACAGCCAGAAGTATGGGAATGTTTAGAGGAAGTTGTCAAGCAACATCCAGTATTGCTAAACAGAGCTCCTACACTTCACAGGATGTCTATTCAAGCCTTTGAGCCTGTTTTGGTGGAAGGCAAGGCAATTCAACTTCATCCGTTGGTATGCCCTCCATTTAACGCAGACTTTGATGGTGACCAAATGGCTGTGCATGTGCCTCTTGGTATAGAGGCTCAGCTAGAATCTTATATACTTATACTTTCAACCCAAAACATACTCTCACCTGCCAACGGAAGGCCAATTATGTTGCCCTCTCAAGATATGGTGTTGGGACTTTTCTACGCTTCAAATTATGTAAAAGGTGCTAAAGGCGAGGGTAAGGTATTCTTCTCTAAAGAAGATGCGTTTTTGGCTTTTGAAAACAAAAAGATAGATATTCACGCTGTTATAAAGGTGAAGATAGGGGATACTTTTGTAGAGACAAACATAGGTAGACTTCTTATAAATGAGGCATTGCCAAAGGGTTATAGATTTGTGAATGAAGTTCTTGATAAGAAAAGCATATCAAAGCTTATAGCCGATATTCACAAAATTTATGGTTCAGAAATCACTGCTCAAACTCTTGATAGACTCAAGGAATTTGGTTTTGAAATGGCTACAAGGGCTGGAATATCTATAGGTATTGAAGATATGAAGATACCAAAAGCCAAGAAACGTCTTGTAGATAAAGCTTTTCACCAAATGGACGAAGTGCTTGATCAATATAGAAAGGGTATAATAACAAACAAAGAAAGGTACAACAAAACTATAGATATTTGGTCACAAACCACAGAAGATGTTACAAAGGCTATGTTCTCTGAAATAGAAAAATCTGAACAAATAGAAAACGGTAAAAAACTGCCAGGTCTTTTCAACCCTATTTACATGATGGCAAACTCAGGTGCTCGTGGTAACAAAGACCAGTTAAGACAGTTAGCAGGTATGAGAGGTCTTATGGCAAAGCACTCCGGTGAGTTTATAGAAACGCCAATTACTTCAAACTTTAGAGAGGGATTATCTGTATTAGAATACTTCATATCTACTTACGGTGCTAGAAAAGGTCTTGCTGATACCGCTCTAAAGACATCTTTTGCTGGTTATCTAACTAGAAGGCTTGTAGATGTGGCTCAAGATATGGTTATTAGCGAATATGATTGTGGTACTAAAAAATATGAAGTTATAGAAGCAATAGTAGAAAGTGGTGAAGAAAAAATATCTTTGAAAGAAAGGTTGATAGGAAGAGTTTTAGCTGAGGACATATACGATCCAAACAGTAAAGAGCTTATAGCAAAAGCCAACGATGTTTTAGATGAAGAGCTTACAGCTAGAATACAGCAAGCTGGTGTAGTGCAGGTCAAGGCCAGATCAGTACTAAACTGCGAATCTGAAAACGGTATATGCTCTATGTGTTATGGATGGGATTTATCTCAAAGAAAACTTGTTTCTCCTGGAGAGGCTGTAGGTATTATAGCTGCTCAATCTATAGGTGAGCCCGGTACTCAGCTTACAATGAGAACATTCCACATAGGCGGTGCTGCTACAGCTCAAAAGGTCCAGAGTGAACTCATTATAGAAAGTAGTGGTATTATAAAATTCCAAGGTTTAAGGCTTTTAAAGAATAGAAATGGAGGACTTATAAACATATCTCAAGAAGGTGTAATATTTGTATTGGATCCAAACGGAAGGACCATAGAAAGGCATACAGTCCCTTATGCTGCAGAGATTTTGTTTAAAGATGGTTCAGAGGTAAAGCAAGGTGACATAGTGGCAAAATGGGATCCGTTTAACACTTACATAATAGCTGAATCAAGTGGAGAGCTTGTTTTAAAGGATATTATAGTGGATGTTACTGTAAGAGAAGAAAAAGATACTCTTACCGGTAAAACAGCCATAGTTGTATCTTTCCTAAGAGCTAAAGACGCTCAACTGCACTCACCGAGAATAGTTATAAAGTCTGAAGATGGTAATGAGTATTCTTATGATTTACCGGTAAACTCTATATTAAATATACCGTTTGAAAAGCTTAAAACTATATGGGATAAGTGTTTAGCTTGTTCTGAGGCTGAAAAGAATGATGTTCAGCACAATTACTATTATTTAGATAAATTTGTTGTACATCCAGGGGATATTATAGCGCGTATTCCCAAAGAAACTACAAAAGTTAGAGACATAGTAGGAGGTCTTCCAAGGGTTGAAGAGTTGTTTGAAGCTAGGAAGCCTAAAAACCCCGCTATTATATCTGAGATAGATGGTATAGTTAAGATATATGAAGATGCAGATGAGGTTATGGTAATATCGCCAAAAGGCACTAAGAAGTACGATATAAAAAATGAGTTTATTCTGATTAAGCATGGTCAAGAAGTGAAAGAGGGTACCAAAATTACAGATACTATAGTTAGTGATGTTAGTGGTAAAGCTATAGTAAGAGCAAAGGGTAGTAAGATAGTGGTTTACAATAAACAAACAGGCCAAGAAAAAGTTTATTCTGTGCCCAAAGGTAAATTTTTACAAGTAAAGGACGGTGATTATGTAAAAGTTGGTGACCAATTAACAGATGGAACTCCGCTTCTTGAAGAGATACTTAAGATAAAGGGTATAGATGAGCTTCAAAAGTTCTTGTTAAAAGAAGTTCAGATGGTGTATAAGCTTCAAGGTGTTGATATAAACGATAAACATATAGAGATAATAATTCGTCAAATGCTAAGGAAAAGAGTAATAGTAGATCCAGGAGATAGTAGGTTTGTGGCTAACGAAGAAGTTGATGTAATAGAGTTTAACAAAGAAGTGGAAAGAATTAGGAAAGAAGATGGTAAAATACCAAAAGCAGAGCCTATATTGGTGGGTATTACCAAGGCTGCCTTGTCTACTAAAAGCTGGATATCTGCTGCTTCTTTCCAAGAGACTACTAGAGTTTTGACAGAAGCTGCTAGCGAAGGAAAAGTTGATGACTTGTCAGGTATAAAGGAAAATGTTATAATTGGTAATCTTATACCTGCCGGTACTGGTCTTGAAGAGTACAAAAATGTAAAGATAGAGATTGCAGAGCATGTCACCCAGTTTAAGAAGCAAACTTAAAATGCTTGCTTTTTTTGAGCTTTTATGCTAAAATATTAGCTTATTGTTTAGGAGGAGAAAGTAAATGCCAACTGTGAATCAGCTTATAAAAGAAGGACGCGAGAAGATAAAGAAAAAGAGTAAGGCTCCTGCTTTGCAGGGCAATCCTCAGAAAAGAGGCGTTTGCGTACGTGTTTATACTGTAACGCCAAAAAAGCCAAACTCTGCTCTTAGAAAAGTTGCTAGGGTAAGATTGTCAAACGGCATAGAAGTTACTTGTTATATTCCAGGAGAAGGACATAACCTTCAAGAGCACTCTATAGTGCTTGTAAGAGGCGGTAGGGTAAAAGATTTACCAGGTGTTAGATATAAGATAATTCGTGGAGCTTTAGATACTGCCGGTGTTGCCAATAGAAGACAGTCTAGGTCAAAGTATGGTGCTAAGAGGCCTAAAGCTGGTGCCGCTCAAGCTACGAAAGGGGGTAAGAAGTAATGCCTAGGAAAGGAAGAGTTCCAAGAAGAGAGATATTGCCAGATGCTAAATACAACAGTATTATAGTTCACAAACTTATAAACAAAGTTATGAAAGACGGCAAGAAGAGTACAGCCGAATATATAGTCTATACTGCTTTAGAGAGAGTGGCTGAAAAGCTAAATTTATCGCCAGTGGAAGTGCTTGAAAAGGCTCTTGAAAATGTCAAGCCAGTTTGGGAAGTGCGTCCTCGTCGTGTTGGTGGTGCTACTTATCAAGTACCAGTGGAAGTAGAAGAACATAGAAGAGAGTCCTTGGGTATAAAATGGCTTGTGGATGCAGCCAGAGAAAGAGCAAGACACAGGGGTTCTTATACGATGGAAGAAAGGTTGGCAGCAGAAATTATGGACGCCATAGAAAATAAAGGTGCTGCTGTAAAGAAAAAAGAAGATACTCACAGAATGGCGGAAGCTAATAAAGTTTTTGCTCATTTTAAGTGGTAATAGGGAGATAGAATATGCCAAGGACAGTTCCTATTCAAGATTTGAGAAACATAGGTATAGTAGCCCACATAGACGCTGGTAAAACTACTACTACGGAGCGTATACTTTATTATACTGGTAAAACCTATAAAATAGGTGAGGTGCATGAAGGTGCTGCAACGATGGATTGGATGCCTCAAGAAAAAGAAAGAGGCATTACCATTACAGCAGCTACTACGGCTTGCTATTGGGCTGGTAAGCAAATAAACATAATAGATACTCCAGGGCACGTAGACTTCTCTGTAGAAGTTGTAAGGTCAATGCGTGTTTTGGACGGTATCATATTTATATTTTCAGCTGTTGAAGGTGTACAGCCCCAATCGGAAGCGAACTGGAGATGGGCAGATAAATTCAACGTTGCTCGTATAGCTTTTATAAATAAATTAGATAGATTAGGCGCAGATTTTTATAGAGTTTACGATGAGATAGTAAAAAAACTTACGATAAAACCAGTAGCCATTCAAATACCTATAGGTACAGAAGATAATTTTGTTGGTGTCGTAGATCTTATGAATATGAATGCCATTATATGGCTTGAAGAAACCTTGGGTGCGAAATACGAAATAAGGGATATTCCGGAAGAATATAAAGCTAAGGCTCAAGAATGGCGTGAAAAAATGGTGGAATCTATAGCTGAAACGGACGACACTTTAATGGAAAAATATTTGGAAGGTCAAGAGATCAGCACAGATGAGCTAAAGCAAGCTTTAAGAAAAGCTACTATAAATAAACAGTTAGTGCCTGTTTTATGTGGTTCTTCTTTTAAAAATAAGGGTGTTCAACCTCTATTGGATGCTGTTGTAGATTATCTTCCTTCTCCTTTGGATGTTCCTTCGGTGGTTGGAATAAATCCAAAAACAGTTCAAGAAGAAACAAGGCTTCCAGAAGATGATCAACCGTTTTGCGCTTATATTTTCAAAGTAGTATCTGATCCTTATGCAGGTCAGTTAAGCTATTTTAGAGTATTCTCTGGTAAAGTTCAGGCTGGTTCTTATGTGCTAAATTCTACTAAAGATAAAAAAGAGCGTGTTGGAAGACTACTTTTGATGCATGCCAATACAAGAGAAGATATTACAGAGGTTGCCGCCGGTGAGATTGCTGCAGCTGTAGGTGTGGATGCTGCTACTGGTGATACCATATGCGATGAGAAGAGCCCTATTATTTTGGAAAAACTCGAGTTTCCAGAACCTGTTATATCTATGGCTATAGAGCCAAAAACGAAGAAAGATCAAGAGAAACTTTCTCAAGTGTTAAATAAATTCATGAAAGAAGATCCGACGTTTAAAGCCTCTATGGACCCAGAAACTGGGCAAACGTTGATACACGGAATGGGTGAGCTTCATCTTGAAATAATGGTAGACAGGATGAAGAGGGAATACAACATAGAGGTAAACGTAGGTAAGCCTCAGGTGGCTTACAAAGAGGCTATAAAAGGTAAAGCTGTGGCTGAAGGTAAGTTTATAAGACAAACTGGTGGTAGAGGTCAATACGGCCACGTTGTTATAGAGGTAGAACCGTTAGAAAGAGGAAGCGGCTTTGTATTTGAAAATGCTATAGTAGGTGGTGTTATACCAAAAGAGTTTATTCCTCCTGTGGAAGAAGGTATAAAAGAAGCCATGGAGAATGGTGTATTGGCTGGTTATCCGGTGGTTGACGTTAAGGTTAAACTTTTTGATGGTTCTTACCATGAAGTGGACTCTTCTGAAATAGCCTTTAAGATAGCCGGTTCTATGGCTTTTAAAGAAGCTGCTAAGAAAGCTAGTGTAGTACTTTTAGAACCTATAATGGAAGTAGAAGTTGAAACTCCAGATGATTACGTAGGGGATGTTATAGGAGATTTAAACTCAAGACGTGGCAAAATTATGGGTATGGAAAACAAAGGTATTATCACTTCTATAAAAGCCCATGTACCACTCTCTGAAATGTTTGGTTACGCTACTAACCTTAGAAGTTTAACACAGGGGCGTGGTACATTTATTATGAAATTCTCCCATTACAGTGAAGCACCTCAAAGTATTACAGAGAAAGTAGTTGGAGAAAGAACTCATACTTAAAAAGGAGTAGCTTATGGCAAAGGAAAAGTTTGTTAGAGAGAAAGAGCACATCAACGTAGGTACCATAGGTCACGTTGACCATGGTAAATCTACCTTAACATCTGCTATCACCTGTGTGTTAGGTGCTGGTGTATTATCAGGCGGTAAGGCAAAATGCTACCGTTATGAAGAAATAGACAAAGCACCTGAAGAAAAAGAAAGAGGTATTACCATCAACATAACTCACGTTGAATACGAAACACCAAAAAGACACTACGCTCACGTTGACTGTCCCGGACACGCAGACTACATAAAGAACATGATTACAGGTGCCGCTCAAATGGACGGTGCAATACTTGTTGTATCAGCAGCAGATGGTCCAATGCCCCAAACCAGAGAACACGTTTTGCTAGCAAGACAAGTTAACGTCCCTTACATAGTGGTATTTATGAACAAATGCGATATGGTAGATGATCCAGAGCTATTAGATCTAGTAGAGTTAGAAGTAAGAGACCTACTAAACAAGTACGAATTTCCGGGTGATGATGTGCCAATTATAAGAGGTTCTGCTTTAGGAGCCCTTGAAGAACTAGACAAAGGCAAACCAGACAAATGGTGCAATGCAATAGTAGACCTTATGAAAGCCTTAGATGACTATATACCATCTCCTCAAAGAGAAACTGATAAGCCATTCCTAATGCCAATAGAAGATGTCTTTACCATATCTGGTAGAGGTACAGTTGTCACAGGTAGAGTAGAAAGAGGTGTGCTAAAACCAGGCGAAGAAGTGGAAATAGTAGGTCTAAAAGAAGAATCCCTAAAAACTACAGCCACATCTGTGGAAATGTTTAGAAAAATCCTTGACGAAGCATTACCCGGTGACAACGTAGGTGTGTTATTAAGAGGTGTAGGTAAAGACCAAGTAGAAAGAGGTCAAGTCTTAGCAAAGCCAGGTTCTATAACTCCACATAAAAAGTTCAAAGCTCAAGTTTACGTATTGTCAAAAGAAGAAGGTGGTAGACACACTCCATTCTTCCTAAACTACAGACCTCAGTTCTACATAAGAACCGCTGACGTAACAGGTACAGTGGTAAAGCTTCCAGAAGGTCAAGAGATGGTAATGCCTGGTGATAACGTAGAGTTTGAAGTAGAGCTAATACATCCAGTAGCTATGGAAGAAGGCCTTAGATTTGCCATAAGAGAAGGTGGTAGAACAGTTGGTGCTGGTGTTGTCACCAAGATTATAGAGTGAGGCAGAAAGTATGGAGCAGGATAAAATACGTATAAAGCTTAAATCTTACGATTATAAACTTTTGGATCAATCTGTCAAGCAAATAGTGGAAACAGTTAAACGAACGGGAAGCTCCGTAAAGGGGCCGATCCCTCTGCCCACTTCTAGAAGGCGCTGGGTGGTCTTACGTTCACCTCATAAGTTTGATCAATCTAGGGAGCATTTTGAAATCAGAGAGTTCAAGAGGATGTTAGATATAGTAAAGATTACACCACAAACTATAGAATCTCTTATGGAGATAAGTCTTCCAGCTGGTGTTGATATTGAAGTTAAGATGAGAGGTTGAAGATATGATAGGTCTTATAGGTAAGAAACTTGGAATGATGAGAGTTTTTTTAAATGATGGCACAGCTATTCCAGTAACGGCTATTAAAGTAGAACCTAACTATGTGGTTTATATTAAAAGCTCTGAAACAGACGGTTATAATGCCATACAGGTAGGTAGCATTCCTTTAAAGCAAAGTAGATTTAAAAAGCCAATGGTTGGTCATTTTAAGAAAGCCAATTTGACACCTTTAAAATATTTAAAAGAATTTAGAGTAGATGATGTTTCTAGTTTCGCGTTAGGTCAGGAACTAGGTGTTGATATATTTTCACCTGGTGAGTTGGTGGATATAGTGGGAAGGTCAAAGGGTAGAGGTTTTACAGGTACCATGAAAAGATGGGATTTTGGTGGTTTTCCAAAATCTCACGGTCATAGATATCATAGGGCTGTAGGTTCTGTGGGAAATCGTACTGATCCTGGTAGAGTTTGGAAGAGCAAAAGAATGGCTGGAAGACATGGTAACGAAACTATAAGAGTTCAAGCTCTTGTAGTTGTGGATGTTTTAAAGGATAAAGGAATTATTCTTGTGAATGGCTCTGTGCCTGGTCATAAAGATGGAATTGTATATATAGAAAAGAGTCATATTGCCTTTAGGAAGAAAGCTCAAAGGAAGCAGGATCGTTTGTCTTTTATACCATCAAATCTTTTAAGGCAGGAAGTGTGATATGTTGGTGAATGGTGTAGAACTAAGAGATGATGTTTTTAATGTAGAACCTAAAAAGCATATTTTGTGGGATGTGGTTAGATGGCAGCTTGCTAAAAGAAGGCAAGGTACTCATTCCACAAAGACTAGAGCTGAGGTAAATTGTAGCAAGAAGAAGATAATGCCTCAAAAAGGTACTGGTAACGCTAGACACGGTGCCAGATCTGCAAATATATTTGTTGGTGGCGGTGTTGT
Proteins encoded in this region:
- the rpoC gene encoding DNA-directed RNA polymerase subunit beta' produces the protein MKRGLLPFNKIKLLLASPEQILSWSHGEVKRPETLNYRTLKPEKEGLFCAKIFGPLKDYECLCGKYKGKRFEGTICDRCGVEVTKAYVRRERFGHITLATPCAHIWFLKSSPSKIGALLGLSARDIEKVIYFESYLVVEYPTPDMEATFSNSENTIPVIKDGVTHHVKLHVVTEEQYEKEFAYSIDNRYESGMGAEFVRYVLSILDLETFAFKLKKILKPYTFGFEDLGPKMELEHKKLYEKIIMFLADRVKLYSVGIATSLNGVQMSIEDVIHGIVSESIYLNIKTGEISNQDLGDDWYTSKDAIRYRFEYVRGQNQNIPVFDKIQEDVRNIVLKDFSDTRVKNLVKTLKLVEGFLKSSNRPEWMILTVLPVIPPELRPLVALDGGKFATSDLNDLYRRLINRNNRLKRLIDLDAPDIIVRNEKRMLQESVDVLIDNGKRGKVVSQHNRPLKSLSDYLKGKQGRFRQNLLGKRVDYSGRSVIVVGPSLKMHQCGLPKIMALELFKPFVYRRLEEKGYATSIKNARKMVDQKQPEVWECLEEVVKQHPVLLNRAPTLHRMSIQAFEPVLVEGKAIQLHPLVCPPFNADFDGDQMAVHVPLGIEAQLESYILILSTQNILSPANGRPIMLPSQDMVLGLFYASNYVKGAKGEGKVFFSKEDAFLAFENKKIDIHAVIKVKIGDTFVETNIGRLLINEALPKGYRFVNEVLDKKSISKLIADIHKIYGSEITAQTLDRLKEFGFEMATRAGISIGIEDMKIPKAKKRLVDKAFHQMDEVLDQYRKGIITNKERYNKTIDIWSQTTEDVTKAMFSEIEKSEQIENGKKLPGLFNPIYMMANSGARGNKDQLRQLAGMRGLMAKHSGEFIETPITSNFREGLSVLEYFISTYGARKGLADTALKTSFAGYLTRRLVDVAQDMVISEYDCGTKKYEVIEAIVESGEEKISLKERLIGRVLAEDIYDPNSKELIAKANDVLDEELTARIQQAGVVQVKARSVLNCESENGICSMCYGWDLSQRKLVSPGEAVGIIAAQSIGEPGTQLTMRTFHIGGAATAQKVQSELIIESSGIIKFQGLRLLKNRNGGLINISQEGVIFVLDPNGRTIERHTVPYAAEILFKDGSEVKQGDIVAKWDPFNTYIIAESSGELVLKDIIVDVTVREEKDTLTGKTAIVVSFLRAKDAQLHSPRIVIKSEDGNEYSYDLPVNSILNIPFEKLKTIWDKCLACSEAEKNDVQHNYYYLDKFVVHPGDIIARIPKETTKVRDIVGGLPRVEELFEARKPKNPAIISEIDGIVKIYEDADEVMVISPKGTKKYDIKNEFILIKHGQEVKEGTKITDTIVSDVSGKAIVRAKGSKIVVYNKQTGQEKVYSVPKGKFLQVKDGDYVKVGDQLTDGTPLLEEILKIKGIDELQKFLLKEVQMVYKLQGVDINDKHIEIIIRQMLRKRVIVDPGDSRFVANEEVDVIEFNKEVERIRKEDGKIPKAEPILVGITKAALSTKSWISAASFQETTRVLTEAASEGKVDDLSGIKENVIIGNLIPAGTGLEEYKNVKIEIAEHVTQFKKQT
- the rpsL gene encoding 30S ribosomal protein S12, with translation MPTVNQLIKEGREKIKKKSKAPALQGNPQKRGVCVRVYTVTPKKPNSALRKVARVRLSNGIEVTCYIPGEGHNLQEHSIVLVRGGRVKDLPGVRYKIIRGALDTAGVANRRQSRSKYGAKRPKAGAAQATKGGKK
- the rpsG gene encoding 30S ribosomal protein S7 is translated as MPRKGRVPRREILPDAKYNSIIVHKLINKVMKDGKKSTAEYIVYTALERVAEKLNLSPVEVLEKALENVKPVWEVRPRRVGGATYQVPVEVEEHRRESLGIKWLVDAARERARHRGSYTMEERLAAEIMDAIENKGAAVKKKEDTHRMAEANKVFAHFKW